In Acipenser ruthenus chromosome 15, fAciRut3.2 maternal haplotype, whole genome shotgun sequence, a genomic segment contains:
- the LOC131697498 gene encoding large ribosomal subunit protein mL41-like codes for MGLLSGLARGLVRGADRMAEWTSKRGSRTFYKNRGARKTGVLTSSGKFVRVREMVPELVVPRLDAGFKLKPYVSYRAPLGTEEPQTPHKLFMEVVAPRIEKEIKEGTFDPDNLEKYGLERSQEGKIFQLYPKNYVR; via the coding sequence ATGGGTTTGCTGTCGGGTCTCGCCCGCGGGCTGGTCAGGGGTGCTGACCGCATGGCCGAGTGGACCAGTAAGCGCGGCTCCCGCACCTTCTACAAGAACCGCGGCGCCAGGAAGACCGGCGTGCTCACCTCCAGCGGCAAGTTCGTGCGGGTCCGGGAGATGGTGCCGGAGCTGGTGGTGCCTCGGCTGGACGCCGGGTTCAAGCTGAAGCCCTACGTCTCGTACCGGGCGCCCCTGGGCACGGAGGAGCCACAGACCCCCCACAAGCTCTTCATGGAGGTCGTGGCTCCCCGGATCGAGAAGGAAATCAAGGAAGGGACCTTCGACCCGGACAACCTGGAGAAATACGGCTTGGAGAGATCGCAGGAGGGCAAGATCTTCCAGCTGTACCCCAAGAACTATGTGAGGTAA